A window of the Coprobacter fastidiosus genome harbors these coding sequences:
- a CDS encoding enoyl-ACP reductase FabI: MSNNLLKGKRGIIFGALNEMSIAWKVAERAVEEGAVITLTNTPVAVRMGQVSELGEKLNAEIIPADATNVEDLEMVFAKSMEILGGKIDFVLHSIGMSPNVRKKRPYDDLDYDLLNKTLDISAISFHKMIQVAKKMDAIAENGSILALSYVAAQRTLFGYNDMADAKALLESIARSFGYIYGREKGVRINTISQSPTMTTAGSGVKGMESLMDFANRMSPLGNASAEECADYCIVMFSDLTRKVTMQNLYHDGGFSSMGMSLRAMTQYNKSFDEYRNENGDICYG; this comes from the coding sequence ATGAGTAATAATTTATTGAAAGGAAAAAGAGGTATCATTTTTGGTGCTTTGAATGAAATGTCTATCGCATGGAAAGTTGCCGAGAGGGCTGTTGAAGAAGGTGCGGTTATTACGTTGACCAATACTCCGGTTGCAGTGCGTATGGGACAAGTTTCTGAATTAGGAGAGAAACTTAATGCCGAGATTATTCCGGCAGATGCTACCAATGTTGAAGATCTCGAAATGGTATTTGCCAAATCAATGGAAATTTTGGGTGGAAAGATCGATTTTGTTTTACATTCGATCGGTATGTCGCCCAATGTTCGGAAAAAACGTCCTTATGATGATCTTGATTATGATCTTCTGAACAAAACTCTCGATATTTCGGCTATCTCGTTTCATAAGATGATACAGGTGGCTAAAAAGATGGATGCTATTGCAGAGAATGGTTCTATATTGGCATTGAGCTATGTTGCTGCACAACGTACTCTTTTCGGTTACAATGATATGGCCGATGCCAAAGCATTGCTTGAGTCTATAGCTCGCAGTTTTGGTTATATTTATGGACGTGAAAAGGGGGTACGTATCAATACTATTTCTCAATCTCCGACTATGACTACTGCCGGTAGCGGTGTGAAAGGAATGGAGTCGCTGATGGATTTTGCTAATCGTATGTCGCCTCTGGGAAATGCAAGTGCTGAGGAATGTGCCGATTATTGTATCGTGATGTTCTCGGATCTTACTCGTAAAGTGACTATGCAAAATTTGTATCATGACGGCGGATTCTCCAGTATGGGAATGAGTTTGCGTGCGATGACACAATACAATAAAAGTTTTGACGAATATAGAAATGAGAACGGAGATATTTGTTATGGATAA
- a CDS encoding aldo/keto reductase, with translation MLGLGTYSLHGDECINVILSAIKLGYRKFDTATFYGNEEEVGEAILRSGVPREEFFICTKLYPNEFGHAEEAIEASLARLDIGYVDLMLLHHPGRNDVEAYKVMERAMAAGKIRSLGVSNYYIEEMTEFLPKVSIKPVMTQNEIHPYYQEKEVRKYMHRNGIVIEGWYPFGDRGYTKAMFSNETLKKIAEAHGKSPTQVILRWDLQHGVAVIPGSSNPGHQKENISVFDFELIPEEMARIDALDRNEKNDWY, from the coding sequence ATGCTCGGATTGGGAACGTACAGCCTGCACGGAGACGAGTGCATCAACGTCATACTCTCTGCCATCAAATTAGGCTACCGCAAGTTCGATACCGCTACTTTCTACGGAAACGAGGAAGAAGTAGGCGAAGCCATACTCCGTTCGGGAGTGCCACGTGAGGAGTTCTTCATCTGTACCAAACTCTATCCCAACGAGTTCGGCCACGCAGAGGAAGCCATCGAAGCCTCCCTTGCAAGACTCGACATAGGCTATGTGGACTTGATGCTGCTTCACCATCCGGGCCGTAACGACGTGGAAGCCTACAAAGTAATGGAGCGTGCCATGGCCGCAGGCAAGATACGCTCGCTCGGCGTGTCCAACTATTATATCGAGGAGATGACGGAATTCCTGCCGAAAGTGAGCATCAAGCCCGTAATGACGCAAAACGAGATACATCCCTACTATCAGGAAAAAGAGGTCAGGAAATACATGCACCGCAATGGCATCGTCATCGAAGGGTGGTATCCATTCGGCGACAGAGGCTATACAAAGGCAATGTTCAGCAACGAAACCCTTAAAAAGATAGCCGAGGCACACGGCAAATCTCCTACACAGGTCATCCTGCGCTGGGACTTACAGCACGGTGTGGCAGTCATCCCCGGTTCGAGCAATCCCGGCCACCAGAAAGAGAACATCTCCGTATTTGACTTCGAGCTGATCCCGGAGGAAATGGCACGCATTGACGCGCTCGACCGGAACGAGAAAAATGACTGGTATTGA
- a CDS encoding ROK family protein yields MSKPYVVGIDIGGTNTVFGIVDARGTIIASGSIKTNKFNEVEDYVNELHTELFRLLEQNNATDKIMGIGVGAPNGNYFNGTIEFAPNLPWRGVIPLAQMLTDRFGIPVSLTNDANAAAIGEMTYGAARGLKDFIMITLGTGVGSGIVVNGQLVYGHDGFAGELGHVIVRPNNGRLCGCGRTGCLEAYTSATGVARTAREFLEVRNDPSSLRQIPIQDITSKDVYDAAITGDKLALEIFDYTGKILGEAFANFIAFSSPKAIILFGGLAKAGDLILKPIKEAMDRNTLNIYKGKVKIMFSELKESDAAVLGASALGWEAK; encoded by the coding sequence ATGAGTAAACCCTATGTAGTTGGTATTGACATTGGTGGAACCAACACCGTATTCGGCATTGTAGATGCCCGCGGAACCATTATTGCAAGCGGTTCTATTAAAACAAATAAATTTAATGAAGTAGAAGATTACGTCAACGAACTTCATACTGAGCTTTTCCGTTTGTTGGAACAAAACAATGCGACGGACAAGATCATGGGAATCGGAGTAGGTGCTCCGAACGGTAACTATTTTAACGGAACAATCGAATTTGCGCCGAATCTACCTTGGAGAGGAGTTATTCCTTTAGCCCAAATGTTGACTGATCGCTTCGGTATTCCAGTTTCTTTGACAAATGACGCTAATGCGGCAGCTATCGGAGAAATGACTTATGGAGCAGCCCGAGGTTTGAAAGATTTTATCATGATCACTTTAGGTACAGGAGTAGGTAGCGGTATCGTTGTTAACGGACAATTAGTATATGGGCACGACGGATTTGCCGGAGAATTAGGACACGTAATCGTTCGTCCGAATAACGGAAGACTCTGCGGTTGCGGCCGTACGGGCTGTCTTGAAGCTTATACTTCAGCTACCGGTGTTGCACGCACGGCAAGGGAATTTCTTGAAGTTCGCAACGACCCAAGCAGTCTGCGCCAAATTCCTATCCAAGATATTACTTCTAAAGACGTATATGATGCTGCCATTACCGGAGACAAGTTGGCTTTGGAAATCTTCGATTATACAGGCAAAATATTAGGGGAAGCTTTTGCCAACTTCATTGCATTCTCAAGTCCGAAAGCAATCATATTGTTCGGAGGTTTGGCTAAAGCCGGCGATCTCATTTTGAAACCGATCAAAGAAGCTATGGATCGCAACACGCTAAATATTTATAAAGGTAAGGTGAAAATCATGTTCTCCGAATTGAAAGAGAGCGATGCTGCAGTATTAGGTGCCAGCGCATTAGGCTGGGAAGCTAAATGA
- the rfbC gene encoding dTDP-4-dehydrorhamnose 3,5-epimerase, producing the protein MKFTEQEIQGVFVIEPQKFGDARGYFMETYRKEIFDRYVGEINFVQDNQSHSTYGVLRGLHYQKGNYSQAKLVRVLNGRVLDVAVDLRKTSPTFGKYVMVELSEENNKQLFIPRGFAHGFLVLSDTATFAYKVDNVYAPDQEATLMYDDPSVGIKWPLAAEKLLLSAKDLNGKYLADADCFE; encoded by the coding sequence ATGAAATTTACGGAGCAAGAAATACAGGGAGTATTTGTGATCGAGCCTCAAAAATTCGGAGATGCTCGGGGTTATTTTATGGAAACTTATCGGAAAGAAATATTTGATCGTTATGTCGGAGAGATAAATTTCGTGCAAGATAACCAGTCTCATTCTACGTATGGAGTGTTGAGGGGATTACACTATCAAAAAGGTAACTATTCGCAAGCAAAACTGGTAAGAGTTTTGAATGGTCGGGTACTCGATGTCGCGGTCGATTTGCGAAAAACCTCTCCTACTTTCGGAAAATATGTAATGGTAGAACTATCGGAAGAAAATAATAAACAATTGTTTATCCCTCGTGGATTTGCTCACGGTTTTTTGGTATTGAGCGATACTGCGACGTTTGCCTATAAAGTCGATAATGTATATGCGCCTGATCAGGAAGCAACATTAATGTATGATGATCCTTCAGTCGGTATAAAATGGCCGTTGGCAGCGGAGAAATTACTACTTTCTGCTAAAGATTTGAACGGGAAATATTTGGCTGATGCCGACTGCTTTGAATAG
- a CDS encoding nuclear transport factor 2 family protein, with protein MRANIEEYKAVEAAAMKFVKSVAEGNSKHARELFTDEAVLFGYLDGQLEHDSIEQFYKNVDTVGAGDDFKARIDVVDVEETLAVVRVLEEKWGGRIGFTDYLLLMKMDGKWRCVAKAYNQNSNTIQK; from the coding sequence ATGAGAGCGAATATCGAAGAGTACAAGGCTGTGGAAGCCGCTGCCATGAAATTTGTGAAAAGCGTGGCTGAAGGCAATAGCAAACACGCCCGCGAGTTGTTCACTGACGAAGCCGTCCTGTTTGGCTATTTAGACGGACAGTTGGAGCATGACAGCATCGAGCAGTTTTATAAGAATGTGGACACCGTAGGAGCAGGCGATGACTTCAAGGCACGCATCGACGTGGTGGACGTGGAAGAGACCCTGGCCGTGGTCCGCGTGTTGGAAGAGAAATGGGGAGGCCGCATCGGCTTCACCGACTACTTGCTGCTGATGAAGATGGACGGCAAGTGGCGGTGTGTGGCGAAAGCGTATAATCAGAACTCAAACACCATTCAAAAATAA
- a CDS encoding aldo/keto reductase, giving the protein MDKHITFRNGQQVCPLGQGTYQMGRRRSEEIQALRRGINLGLTLIDTAEMYGTEDLVGEAVCDCRDKAFIVSKVLPSNASYEGTKRACERSLQRLGTDYIDLYLLHWIGRYPFSETVRALVELQQEGKIRQWGMSNLDVDDMERIITLPHGKDCAANQVLYNLKDRGIEYDLIPWSEQHHIPIMAYTPLGEGRLRNHKTLIEIARRHDATPTQIMLAWVMRTQNVIAIPKASSIAHVEDNARSLDISLTEEDLSDINKAFPAPTHKIHLAGW; this is encoded by the coding sequence ATGGACAAACACATCACTTTCCGAAACGGGCAGCAGGTCTGCCCGCTCGGGCAAGGCACCTACCAGATGGGGCGCAGGCGCAGCGAGGAGATACAAGCCTTGCGCAGGGGAATCAACTTAGGGTTGACACTGATAGACACTGCCGAGATGTACGGTACGGAAGACCTTGTGGGCGAAGCCGTGTGCGATTGTCGCGATAAAGCTTTTATCGTCAGTAAAGTGCTGCCCAGCAATGCAAGTTATGAAGGAACCAAACGTGCCTGCGAACGGAGTCTGCAACGGCTCGGCACAGACTATATCGACCTCTATCTGCTGCATTGGATAGGTCGTTACCCGTTCTCCGAGACTGTCCGTGCTTTGGTGGAATTGCAGCAGGAGGGAAAAATCAGGCAATGGGGCATGAGCAATCTGGACGTGGATGATATGGAACGCATCATTACCTTGCCACACGGTAAGGACTGCGCCGCCAATCAGGTGCTCTACAACCTGAAAGACCGAGGTATCGAATATGATCTTATCCCGTGGAGCGAACAGCATCATATTCCCATCATGGCCTATACGCCTTTGGGCGAAGGACGGTTGCGTAACCATAAGACATTGATAGAGATAGCCCGCAGGCACGATGCCACTCCCACGCAAATCATGCTGGCATGGGTGATGCGTACTCAAAATGTTATCGCTATACCCAAGGCAAGCAGCATAGCCCATGTGGAGGACAATGCCCGAAGCCTTGATATTTCTCTGACGGAAGAAGATTTGAGCGACATCAACAAAGCATTTCCGGCTCCTACGCACAAGATACATTTGGCAGGGTGGTGA
- a CDS encoding alpha/beta hydrolase — protein sequence MKTTAMKSICTALLACLCGTSGLTAQENQLNTNNMIEEKLNLTQEWDKVFPQSDEVSHSKITFHNRYGITLAADLYIPKEATGKLSAIAVCGPFGAVKEQASGLYAQELAKRGFLTIAFDPSFTGESGGQPRYVASPDINTEDFSAAVDYLATRDDVNPEQIGILGICGWGGMAVNAAAIDTRIKATVAATMYDMSRVNANGYFDADDNADARHELRRQLNTQRTTDYRNGSYELAGGLPDVVPADAPQFLKDYFAYYKTERGYHKRSLNSNGGWNKTSTLSFLNMPILSYASEIRSAVLLVHGENAHSRYFSEDTYKKLAGGNKELLIVPGASHTDLYDNFDKIPFDRIVAFYRENLK from the coding sequence ATGAAAACAACTGCAATGAAATCAATCTGCACGGCCCTGCTCGCCTGCCTCTGCGGCACAAGCGGCCTCACGGCACAGGAAAATCAACTTAATACGAATAACATGATAGAAGAAAAATTGAATTTAACGCAGGAGTGGGACAAGGTGTTCCCGCAAAGTGACGAAGTGAGCCACTCCAAAATCACGTTCCACAACCGTTACGGCATCACGCTTGCCGCCGACTTGTATATCCCCAAAGAGGCAACAGGCAAACTGTCTGCCATAGCCGTCTGTGGTCCGTTCGGGGCTGTCAAGGAGCAGGCATCCGGGCTGTATGCGCAGGAACTCGCAAAGCGCGGTTTCCTCACGATAGCTTTCGATCCGTCGTTCACCGGCGAGAGCGGCGGACAGCCCCGCTATGTGGCATCGCCCGACATCAACACTGAGGACTTCTCGGCAGCGGTGGACTACCTCGCCACCCGTGACGATGTGAACCCGGAACAGATAGGCATCCTCGGCATCTGCGGATGGGGAGGCATGGCTGTCAATGCCGCAGCCATCGATACCCGCATCAAAGCCACCGTCGCCGCTACCATGTACGACATGAGCCGAGTCAACGCTAACGGCTATTTCGATGCCGACGACAATGCCGACGCACGCCACGAACTACGCCGCCAGTTGAATACCCAACGTACAACGGATTACCGCAACGGCTCGTATGAGCTTGCCGGAGGTCTGCCCGATGTAGTGCCTGCCGATGCTCCACAATTCCTGAAAGACTACTTCGCCTACTATAAAACGGAACGTGGCTACCACAAGCGTTCGCTCAACTCCAACGGCGGCTGGAACAAGACTTCGACACTCTCGTTTCTGAACATGCCGATTCTGTCCTACGCAAGTGAAATCCGTAGTGCTGTGCTGCTTGTCCACGGTGAAAACGCCCATTCGCGCTACTTCAGCGAGGACACCTACAAGAAACTGGCAGGCGGCAACAAGGAACTGTTGATAGTCCCCGGAGCCAGCCACACCGACCTATACGACAACTTCGATAAGATACCGTTCGACCGGATAGTGGCGTTCTATCGCGAAAATCTGAAATAA
- a CDS encoding AraC family transcriptional regulator, producing MKLIFNYEDVFYSFFYDDTSGCIHRSREYAMNYVYSGEMILDNGKEQIHVGKGECVFIPRDHHITMYKKPLNGERYCGIFLNFTRNFLREMYTKLEQYKIPANTPKLKSGVIKLPKTAEITSLFASLTPFFDPEVKPQDDFMHLKLQEGLLALLHIDKRFAPTLFDFNEPWKIDILDFLNKNYMYEFTMEDLAHYTGRSLATFKRDFKKISDLTPEKWLIRKRLEVAYNLMKEGGNKVVDVYTKVGFRNQSHFSAAFKKQYGIAPTAVAAL from the coding sequence ATGAAACTCATATTCAATTATGAGGATGTGTTCTACAGTTTCTTTTACGATGACACCAGCGGTTGCATCCATCGCTCGCGGGAGTATGCGATGAATTACGTGTATTCGGGTGAAATGATACTGGACAATGGTAAGGAACAAATCCATGTCGGAAAGGGAGAATGTGTCTTTATTCCACGCGACCACCATATCACCATGTATAAAAAGCCTCTGAATGGGGAACGCTATTGCGGTATTTTCCTGAACTTTACCCGTAATTTTTTGCGGGAGATGTACACGAAACTCGAACAGTACAAGATTCCGGCCAATACGCCCAAACTCAAATCGGGGGTCATTAAGTTGCCCAAGACAGCGGAAATAACCAGCCTTTTCGCCTCGCTGACACCGTTTTTCGACCCAGAGGTTAAGCCGCAGGACGATTTCATGCACTTGAAACTGCAAGAAGGGTTGCTTGCCTTACTTCATATTGACAAACGGTTTGCGCCTACGCTGTTCGATTTCAACGAGCCGTGGAAAATCGACATCTTGGACTTCCTGAACAAGAATTATATGTACGAGTTCACGATGGAAGATTTGGCGCACTATACTGGAAGAAGCCTTGCCACGTTCAAGCGCGATTTTAAAAAGATAAGCGATCTGACACCCGAAAAGTGGCTTATACGCAAGCGACTGGAGGTCGCCTACAACTTGATGAAAGAGGGAGGAAACAAGGTTGTAGATGTCTACACCAAAGTGGGATTCAGAAACCAATCGCATTTCTCGGCGGCGTTCAAGAAGCAGTACGGCATTGCGCCGACGGCTGTGGCGGCCTTGTAG
- a CDS encoding winged helix-turn-helix transcriptional regulator: MYERKIPVDLGCPLRLTMSLIDSKWKSCILDELRHRALRPSELHKIFPEATPRVLDLQLKELVEDGLVSKTIFPELPPRSEYSITPLGMTLIPIIDAMIDWGNRNTGLFEKKYGG; this comes from the coding sequence ATGTACGAAAGAAAGATACCCGTCGATTTGGGTTGCCCTTTGCGGCTGACCATGAGCCTGATTGATTCCAAGTGGAAGTCGTGCATCTTGGACGAACTGCGCCACCGCGCCCTGCGCCCCAGCGAACTGCACAAGATATTCCCCGAAGCCACGCCCCGCGTGCTCGACTTGCAACTGAAGGAGCTGGTGGAGGACGGACTGGTGTCGAAGACTATCTTCCCCGAGCTGCCTCCGCGCTCGGAGTATTCCATCACGCCATTAGGCATGACGCTAATTCCTATCATCGACGCCATGATTGACTGGGGAAACCGCAATACGGGACTGTTCGAGAAAAAGTACGGTGGATGA
- a CDS encoding DUF3089 domain-containing protein, translating to MYKIIYTILLMMIWSACNSRHSNIENAYILSEPDYTDSKMWYINLNDTDDSGADIFYIVSTWEFDWYTNDGQICHYADPVNIKDHRDDMAIEISQIAQYMGQKNNFYAPYYRHITLNSWATCNEDTINRRYHTVSFNDVQKAFRYFINTNNNNRPFILAGFSQGGKSVVELIKTMPDDIKKRMVAAYVLGYKVTPQDTTECKNLRAAKDSLDLGVTICYNSVSDIKYIKPVISVPSAMCINPVNWKTDATPAILHDTITVTLSPEHNVLVLSGYSGSEYTPILGIINTGDFHGAEPWLYSECLAKNIQQRIKAYRKLYP from the coding sequence ATGTATAAAATCATATATACAATTTTATTAATGATGATATGGAGTGCTTGCAACTCTCGTCATTCTAATATCGAAAATGCCTATATTCTTTCTGAACCGGATTATACAGACAGCAAGATGTGGTACATAAACCTCAATGATACGGATGATTCCGGTGCAGATATATTCTATATAGTTTCAACATGGGAATTTGACTGGTACACCAATGACGGACAAATATGCCACTATGCCGATCCGGTCAATATTAAAGATCACCGAGATGATATGGCTATCGAAATCTCCCAAATAGCCCAATATATGGGACAGAAAAATAACTTTTATGCTCCATATTACCGGCACATTACTCTTAACTCTTGGGCTACATGCAATGAAGACACCATCAATCGGCGCTATCATACGGTTTCATTCAACGATGTCCAAAAAGCATTTCGATATTTCATCAACACAAATAATAATAATCGCCCGTTCATCTTAGCCGGGTTCAGTCAGGGAGGAAAATCGGTTGTCGAACTCATAAAAACGATGCCCGATGATATCAAGAAACGGATGGTTGCCGCCTATGTTCTCGGCTACAAAGTCACTCCCCAAGACACGACAGAATGTAAGAACCTCCGAGCTGCAAAAGATTCTCTCGACCTCGGTGTTACAATCTGTTATAACTCAGTTTCTGATATAAAATATATAAAGCCTGTAATAAGTGTTCCGTCCGCTATGTGCATAAATCCGGTCAACTGGAAAACCGATGCTACTCCGGCAATTCTTCATGATACTATTACCGTCACCTTATCTCCAGAACACAATGTTCTTGTCCTATCCGGTTATAGCGGCAGCGAATATACTCCTATTCTCGGGATCATCAACACCGGAGACTTTCATGGCGCAGAACCATGGCTTTACAGCGAATGCCTTGCTAAAAACATCCAACAGCGTATAAAGGCCTATCGAAAACTATATCCATAA